The nucleotide window GGGAATGGAGCCATACATACTAGGAGCTTACTCAGCTCCTGGACACAATCAAGACGACTTAAAATTGCGAACCGAATTAGCCAGCCCAGTTCAAAATAAAATATTTTTTGCCGGCGAGGCAACAAGTGTCCTAGAGTATGCCTTTACTCATGGTGCTTTAAACACAGGGCTAAGAGAAGCCAAAAAAATTAAAGAATTATATCCATTAGATCTACAATCTTACCCAGTAACGGTTATAAACAACTCCGTAACGGTTGAGTAGTTTCGATCGTCGAACTAAATTTAGATTAGAAAATGAACGATTTTTATAATTTTTTTTGTAAGGTAGAGTTTCTTTGTTATCAAAACGAACCTAACTGGTTGGGATGGTTTGTTATAGTTGTTGTGGGAGTCTATCTTGTTGGTATGATTTTTATAACGTTTGATTTTTTTGATTAATGAAAAAATCTACTTCGACGAACAATCGACATCAGTTACAGTGGAGTAATTCACAACGGTAAATAATATCCTTCAGGCGAGATGTTCTTGACTAAAGCACCTCATGAGGACTAATGTTTTACTTTGTAATCTCTAAGAGGAAGGAATGAGCTTTGTAGAATCTATAGAATCAGCATTTAAGAAATATTTTGTTTGGAAAGGAAGGGCATCAAGATCAGAATTTTGGTGGTTTTATCTTTTTTATATCGTAGGCACAATAGTTACAACCCTAGTAGATTTAATTTACGGCGTGCCTGTATTAAATACAGTCTTTTCTTTAGCACTCCTCTTCCCGTTTCTTAGTGTTTTTATAAGAAGGCTGCACGATACAGGACATTCTGGGTGGTGGTATTGGATTATCCTTCTGCCCATAGCCATATATAGCTATGAAGGAAGGAACCACAAAGTGTTAATGCCTATATTTGGATTTATGTATGCCATTAAACTGCTTTTTACTTTAAGCGAAGAAGGGGATAATCACTACGGATCAAGCCCTCTGGGCTAGTTACATAATTCACCGTTGTGAACAATTCCTTAACGGTTGAGTAGTTTCGTTTGCCGAATTAATTTTTAGGTAATTTAAATAAATCCTCCACCTTACAACCAAGTCTTTTTGCAATTTTTAATGCAAGAACAGTAGAGGGCACGTATATGCCATTTTCAATTGCATTGATACTTTTCCGAGAAACCTCTGCATCTTCAGAAAGTTCTTGCTGAGTTAGTCCAGCTGCTTTCCTGAGTTCTTCAAGATTATTTAAAAGATTTTGGTGATGTTTGCCCACTTAAAATCCTTTTAATAAGAAGCTTCTGCTTTAGATTCTTTAAAATCTCCCAAAGAGAAAATTAACATTAGAGCACCAAATACTGCCCAAGCAAAAGCTGCTATTTGATAGATCATCTTATTGGCGCTGGCCAAATCCCAGTTGGACCAATCTTGAATAGAAAAGATAATAAAAATTCCAAAGCCGTTCAAAGCGTAGCCAATTGAACCTAGTTTGTAATACCTTAAGGCCGAATACTCATCATACAGCATATTATTCATTTTCTTATCCCCAAAATAATACGAAGCGCACAGATAACTTGAACCAAGAATAATAAGCACTCCCGGAATAAACATGGCATTAGAAGGCAGGCTAAGGAAACTTAGATTTAGTAAATCTAATAACAAATATAAAGCGAAGAATATTTGAGCTAAACCACAAGTTGAAACTATTAAAAATCTTACAAAATACGTCATCTATACCTCTTACTTTTCTTCGAAGTCTTCAACTGCCTTTGTGATTTCTTCGCTAGTATTTGGATAGATGTAGCCGGCAGCCATGGTACCTATTCCTATGAAGCCAACTAACAACCCTACGCCCTCAAAAAAAGATCCCATAGAAGCAAAACCAAAACAATAAATTCCGACACCTACAAAAATGGTTATTAGGCCCCCCCTACGATAGTCGACTGGCTCTTTTTTCCTTTCATCAAAAATACTTAATAAACGCTCAAGCTTAGTTGGGTCATCAAGGTTTTTTGATATTTCTAAAATGGTTTCATTTTTATGTTTGGTTTCATGATAAAGCCAGAAGAAGACTGCCAGGGGCACAATGATTCCAACAGAGATTCCTGCAAGCGGTACTATAATTTCCATAATTTCTCCTATCTTTTTTCAAATTGCTCAACGGCTTTATTGACTCTTTCACTTTCACTTAAATAGATGTAGCCTGCAAATACAAAGCTTAAACCTGTTGCGATAACAACCAATCCCATGCCTGTAAATAAAAAACCCAAGGGGTCATATAAGACGACACCAAATAGACTTAATCCAAGCCCTATATGCATTATTAAATTTCTTTTTTCGCTTGTAGCGTAGTTCATTATCTTCTCCTTGCTAAAATGTAACGCAAACTTAACATGATATTTTAGAGAAGTAAAGGTTACATATTAAAATATTTAAAATTCTTCATGGAAGAAATATATATAGGTTTTGATAAGTAGTTGCAAATCATATTCAAAAAAATAGATAATAAAACAAATGAAAGTATTAAAAAGGTTAGGAATCATAGCTCTAGTTTATGTTGTTTTTGTTTTGCTATTTGAGACCGTATTTCTAGGAATGTATCAACCTTCTTTTGAGGCCGCAGAGGGATGCCCAAACGCAAAAGGACAAAAGACCCTAAGGAGAGATTGCGGCATACCAATGATTGCTATTACAACGACGAACGATAAGGGGATGACAAATAGTAGGATGGTAGCCCGCTTTGTTACTAACGAAAAGCTATATGTTTCTGCTCACCATTGGACAAGAGGTTGGCATAAAGCGGCTCTTAAGAATCCTAATGTACAAGGAGAAATTCAAGGAAATATTAAAGATTATATTGCGGTGCCGATTGAAGGAGAAGAGTTTAATCAAGTGGCAGCTGAGCATCCTTTGCCGCTTGGAGTAAAGTTCATGATGGGGTTTCCGCCGCCAAGACAAATTCTCCGCTTAGACCCCTTGGAATGAAAAAATTAGTTACTTTTTTATTATTCTTGATAAACGTTAAGCAAGAAGAAACATTCGCCTCATGGAAAAGATAAATTTTAAATCTAAGTTCAGTAAATTTAATGAAATATGGTCGCCTAAAATTATTGCAGAAATGAACGACTATCATTTTAAATTAGTAAAGATTAAAAACGATTTTATCTGGCATAACCACGAAGATACAGATGAGGTTTTTGTTGTAATAGAAGGAAAAATTAGTATTGAATTCGAAGATGAAGTTATTCAACTAAAGGAAGGTGAGATGATAGTTGTGCCCAAAGGGAGAAAACATAAGCCTTTTGCAGAAGAAGAATCAAAGATTATGTTAATTGAACCAAAAGGGGTAATAAATACAGGGGATAAAAAAAATGAACTTACTAAAAAAAATGATCAATGGATATAAATAGCTTTTATGAAATAATGCCCTGTATCAATTTATTAACTAACTTATTATCATGAAACTAGTTCTATTGAAGCCCAGAAATATAGGCTTTCTTACGAGGTTAATAAAAGAAAACCTGACCAATAAAATTCTAAAAAAGCCAGAATTAACTAATTCCGTCAAAGAATATATTCTAAATAATGCATCAAGAAACAATCCGCAAAGCGTTTTAGATGTTATGGATCAGTACGCAAAGAAAGAAAGGTTTTTAATGAATGTAGGAGATGTGAAAGGTAAAATTTTAATCAAGGAATTAACTAAATTAAGGGAAAACCCAGTAGTTCTAGAACTTGGCTGTTTTTGTGGTTATTCCGCTATTCTAATGGCAAAAAATTTGGGCGACAAAGGAAAAATCATATCCATCGAAGTTGATATAAATTATGCAAAAGTAGCTCGCGAAATAATTGATTTTGCTGGACTAAAGCACATAATTACTATTATAGAAGGCTCCTCTAAAGAAATAATACCCACTTTGGAAGATAAATTTGATCTTGTATTTATAGATCACTGGAAGGATCTCTACAAAAGGGATCTAATAGCTATAGAGGAGAGTGGAATTTTAAAAAAAGGCTCTGTAATTTTTGCAGATAACGTTGGTAAACTAATATCAGCTTTAGTGGGAGAAAAGGGCAATTCAAATAATTATTTAGACTATGTAAGAAACCATGCAAAATTTGAGAGTACAAATATTAAGACTTCGTTGGAGTACTCAAATGCAGAAGATGAAGTAGAAATATCAATCTATGCAGGATAAATTTTTTTTAAATAACGTCGAATAGTGTTTATATTTATAAAACTTTTTTTTAAGTTGCCGGGAAGCTTCTTATTGTGGCTTTCAGGGAAGGACCAAATGACTAACGGTCATAGAAGGCTAGACCCTGGGTTTCAATTATTATTGCATTACATGGGAGACGAAGGTGCTGATTTTAGTTTGCCAGCCTCTAAAATTAGAGAGCAAACCGCAGAACAAACAAAGACCTTTAGTGCTTTTGATCGACCTTTCTCTAAGGATGTTTCTTTTAAGGATCATGAAATAAATAGGTCTGGAAATTTAATTCGTATAAGAGAGTATGTGCCGAAAGGCATAAAAGAAAACGCAGCCTCTTTGGTTTATTTTCATGGAGGCGGTTGGGCTCTTTTGGATATTGAAAGTCACCACAGGTTTACTGGTTTCTTGGCAAAAGAACTTAATGCAAAGGTTTTTTCTGTTGATTATAGTTTGGCTCCTGAGAGCCCATATCCCGAAGGTCTTTGTGACTGTGAAGCAGCATTTAATTGGGTAAGAGAGAGTCATGAAGTTTTGGCAGTAAATCCTGAGAGAATATCTGTTGGAGGAGATAGTGCGGGAGGAAATTTAGCCGCTGCATTATGTTTAAAACTTAATCAAGAAGAAAAATATCTACCCAAAGCTCAACTTTTATTATACCCAGCAACTGCGTTAGATTTTCTTCACCCATCTATTGAAGAACTTTCAGAAGGTTTTATGTTAACTAAAGAAGCCATGCTATGGTTTAGAGATCAATATCTGTCTGACCAGGAGTCAATTAAAGAGCCTCTGGTTTCTCCCCTCTTTGCCGAAAGCCTTTCAGGACTCCCCCCCGCTGTTGTAGTGACCGCAGGTTTTGATCCTCTTCGTGATGAGGGCGATAGGTATGCAGAATCATTAATAAATTCAGGTGTCGAAACCCATCATCTTACTTTTGATGGATATATTCATGGGTTTGCAAATATGGAGTTAATATCAGGCGTGGATGATGCTTTAAAGCTTATTTGTTACGACTTTAAAAAAGTTTTTTAAGCAAAATGCTGGAAAGGAAAAACTCATTCTTTAGAGGCTACCTGCTGATATTTCTTATATTCATCATTGGGCTGGTCTTTGGAGGAGCTCTTTCTTTGGCCTATGTTTTTTACCTTTCATGATTAAATCTTTTTTAATAAGTTATAAGGGGCTTTCTATTACATTTCTTTTTGGCCTTTGTTTAGGATTTCTTTTTACGATTTCTTATTTAAATTCTTTAACTGGAAAAGTATTCAGAGATCCGCCTTCTCAAGGATCATTTGAATCATTTAAGACTACACATGACGGCCTTGAAAGGTCATTTGATGTTTACATTCCTAGTACTCTCTCTATTAACCCTCCTGCTATATTTGTCTTTCATGGATCTTTTGGAAAGTCAGAAGACATGAGATGGATCACTGGATACGATTTTGAGTATTTAGCTGAAGAAAAAGGTTTTTTGGTTGTCTATCCGCAAGGGTATAAAAATTTTTGGAATGATTGCAGGGCTTCCGCTGATTATTTAGCTAACCTAGAAAATATAGACGATTTAGGCTTTTTTAAAAAAGTAGTAAAGTTAATAGTTAAAGATTTCAAAGTAGATCCTACAAAAATTATAACTACAGGCTTATCGAATGGCGGACATATGGTTTATAAATTAGCTTTGGAGGCTCCGGAGGATGTTTTTATAGCGGCACCACTAGCGGCAAACCTTCCTGTGGAAGAAAATTCTGATTGCACCCCTTCTGGCTTAGCTGTTCACATGATGATTTTTAATGGCACCAATGACCCTATAAACCCTTTTGACGGGGGAGTGGTAAAACTACAGGGAAATGCTAGCAGGGGAGCAGTATTGTCTTCCGATGATACTTATAAATATTGGGTCAATTTAATTGGTCCAGCTAGGGAAGATACATTTCTTTATGAAGAGAAAGACGGTGATATTAAAACTTCTGTAACAAGAAAACAAAGTAATGGCAAAAGGGTAGTAGCCTTATATTCTCTTGTGAATTCTGGGCATGTAGTAGCTACGCCTAATACTAATTTAGGCTACTACTATGGCGGCACTGCTGGAGATATAATTACCGCTAATGAAATCTTTTCTTTATATGAGGAGCTATCGAGTCAATGACAAAGTTGGTCATTTTTTTAATCAACACTATCTAGCCTCATTAGTTTATTCAGAATGAATTGTATTGTTTGCAAAAGTGATTTAGTTTCAGTTTATAAAATTCTTGATAGTAAGAAATATTGGGACTGTAAATTTTGCTCTGCAAGATTTTTAGATAAGGGCCATCATTTAGATCCCGCTTTAGAAAGGGAAAGGTATTTATTGCACGAAAATAGAATAGAAGACAAAGCATACAGAGATTTTTTATCAAAGTTAGCAAATCCTTTGAAAGAAAAGTTGTCAAAAAAAAGTGAAGGTTTAGATTACGGCTGCGGAGAAGGGCCTGCGTTAGCAGATATTTTTAAATCTAATGGATTTGGAATGAATCTATATGACCCATTTTTTTCCCCCGATAAGGATGTTCTTTTAAAAAAATATGACTTTATTACCTGCACCGAAGTAGTTGAGCATTTTTATTACCCATTTCAAGAGTTTATTTTCTTAGATAGCCTTTTAGAGAAAGAAGGATGGCTTGGAATAATGACTTCTTTTTTACCAAAAGACGAATTATTCAAAAATTGGTATTATAGAAAAGATCCAACTCATGTGGTTTTTTACGCCACAGAAACTTTTGAAGTGATTGCCGCTCAAAGGGGTTGGGATCTTGAGATTGAATCTAGAGATGTAGTTTTATTTTATAAGAATTGAATAGGGAGAGAAGTATGTTTAGTCATGTAATGTTAGGGGCGAATAATATAGAAGAATCAAAAATTTTTTACGATGCTTTATTAGGGGTTTTGGGTGGAGAGCCGGGGGTTCTATCACCAAATACAACAGGTCAAAAACGTTATTTTTATTTTCTAGATAATATGGCTTTTTGTATTTCAGAACCAATAGATGGTAATGAGGCGACTCATGGCAATGGGGGCACCATAGGATTCAGCGTAAAAAATACTGAGACAGGAGATGCTTGGCATGCTGCCGGAATAGAGAACGGAGGCACCGCCTGCGAAGAGCCTCCTGGTATTAGAGAAGGCGGCGGTTTTAAAACCTATCTAGCCTATTTAAGAGATCCTTCAGGGAATAAACTTTGCGCTTTACTTAGGATGTAGGACATTTTTTTAAAAAAGGGCATTATTTAAATGTCCTTTTTGCTTTTTAATTCCAAATTATTTAAAAATTGTATTGAGCGCTGCCTCGGCACATACTTCGTCATTTGCCCCGCTATCTCCAGACACTCCTATCCCCCCAATATGGTTGCCATCTTGTAAAATGATAGGTATCCCTCCTTGCAGTAACATGGTTTCAGGGATGGTAATTAGTCCAGCTCCAAGCTTTTCTCCTTGGAATGCTCTATCACTTAAATCTTTAGTTGTGAGAGGAAGTCCTGCTGAGGTTTTCCCTTTCAACTTTGCTATTTCTTCAGATGCAGGATATGAGTTATCCATGGCAGCGTAATATTTTAAAGCTCTTGATGAATCATAAATGGCTATATTTATTTTCCATTTGTTTTCTTTCGCAAGCAAGAGACAAGCTTCTGCCATTTTTCTGGCTGTTTCAAGAGATAAAGACTTTTTTGAAAACGTATCAGCATTTAGAGGCATCATCATGACTAAAAGCACGAAAAGACTTAATGTTTTATTCATTTTATTTCCCATAATTTTTTGTATGAGGTTTGTATTTGAAACTATTATTTTATCTATCACAAGATTATAAAATGAACAGATCTCATCTGTTAGGAAATCAGTTTTTTTCTTTTCCTTGCAAAAGCAGTAAAAACTTTCCAAGATTTCTTGAGAGGGCTATATTTTTAGATTATTAAACTGGTTAAAGAGCAGAATGAAAAAAAGTTGAAGGTGCTATACAATTTAGATGAGATAAAATTATATTAAGGAGCTGAATGGAAAAATTTATAGATAGAATTCTAAAGAATAAATTATTCTTTTTATTATTGATCTTTAGCAATAGTCTTAGTTCTGCCGTCACTGTTATAGGTAATTCAGACGCAGCTATATGTTATAGATATGCTGATACAGGCTCTTCATCTAAGACGTCCATATCCATATGCAGAGATGTTTTGTCAGATAAGAATGTTCCGGACGATTTATTAGCGGCAACAAGGGTAAATCTTGGGATAATTTATAATAATGCTTTAAGACCTCAAGAGGCTATAAATGAATTTAATTTAGCAAAGCTAAATGAGGCTGCTAAGCCAGAGGCAATTCTAAATCAAGGCAATAGTTTTTATCTCTTAAAAAACTTTAGTTTGGCTTTAGAAAAATACAAAAGTTCTCTGGCTCACAACATAAAAGATATTTCAGCTGTATTCTTCAACATGGGCCTTGCTTATGAGCAAATAGGTGATAATGACAAGGCTATTAGAAATTACCAGAAGGCAATAGATATAAAACCTGATACCTTCATATATCTTCAGGCAAGAGCAAGGCTAGTTGAGCAGGGTCTTTGGAACTTAAAAGAGGGATAATATTTTATTTTTATAAATCCAATAGATTCATAATAATCTCTGTTCCCGCCCACTTTCTAACAGTAGAATAGCAAAATGGAAAACATTTTATCTTTGATAGGTAGAGATCAAGCACTATTTAGTCTTGATATTTCAAGTCATGAGGAGCGTATACAAGAAGTTATCCAAACATCTACCTTTTTAGTTATTGGAGCTGCGGGATCCATAGGCGAAGCAGTAACCAAAGAAATTTTTAAACGAAATCCAGCTTCTCTTCATTGCGTAGATATCAATGAAAACAATCTTGTTGAGCTTGTTCGAGATATCAGGAGTTCCTTTGGCTACATTAAGGGGGAATTCAAGACTTTCGTCATAGACTGTGGCTCTGAAGAGTTCGAGGCCTTATTGAGCATGAACTCTTATGATTTTATATTAAATCTCTCGGCTTTAAAGCATGTGCGAAGTGAAAGTGATCCTCTTAGCTTAATGAGAATGGTTGAAGTGAATATTATAAACACCATTAAGACTTTAAAGCTGGTGGAGGATAAATCAATTAAAAAATATTTTTGTGTTTCTACAGATAAAGCCGCTAATCCCGTCAATATGATGGGCGCATCTAAAAGGATAATGGAAAAATTTTTAATCAAGCATGGGCGTCTAGTGGATATTTCCACTGCTAGATTTGCAAATGTCGCTTTCTCCAATGGCTCTCTTTTAGACGGTTTTAGATATAGGATGGAAAAGGGGCAACCTCTTGCTGCGCCATCGGATATTCTTAGATATTTTATAACGCCTCAAGAATCTGGAGAGCTGTGTTTGATGTCGTGTTTATTTGGAGAGAGTAAGGATATATTTTTTCCAAAATTAGATGAAAGCTTACATTTAATAAAATTTTCGGACATAGCTATAAAGTTTCTAAAACTTAGAGGATACACCCCCTATATCTGCACCTCTGAGGAGGAGGCGCGTAAAGATATAGAAAGTTTCAGGAAAAAAAATACTTGGCCTTGTTTTTTTGAAGAAAGTAATACAACCGGTGAAAAGGGCTTTGAAGAGTTCTTTACAGAAGGGGAAGAGCTAGATTTAAAAACATATAAGGGTATTGGGGTGGTCAAGCATTCAGAAGAATTAAATACAGCCTCATTGGAAAACTTTGAGAAAACTATTTATAAATTAAGGTCTCAAAAAAAGTGGAGTAAACCTGAATTAGTAGAATTATTTGAAACGTGCTTGCCAAATTTTAGTCACAATGAGCGAGGTAGATTTCTAGATGATAAAATGTGAGTTAATAAAATTGAGCTAGTATGATTTTATTTATATTAAATAAAGAATGTCTAGAATTACT belongs to SAR86 cluster bacterium and includes:
- a CDS encoding alpha/beta hydrolase; the protein is MTNGHRRLDPGFQLLLHYMGDEGADFSLPASKIREQTAEQTKTFSAFDRPFSKDVSFKDHEINRSGNLIRIREYVPKGIKENAASLVYFHGGGWALLDIESHHRFTGFLAKELNAKVFSVDYSLAPESPYPEGLCDCEAAFNWVRESHEVLAVNPERISVGGDSAGGNLAAALCLKLNQEEKYLPKAQLLLYPATALDFLHPSIEELSEGFMLTKEAMLWFRDQYLSDQESIKEPLVSPLFAESLSGLPPAVVVTAGFDPLRDEGDRYAESLINSGVETHHLTFDGYIHGFANMELISGVDDALKLICYDFKKVF
- a CDS encoding DUF805 domain-containing protein, producing MSFVESIESAFKKYFVWKGRASRSEFWWFYLFYIVGTIVTTLVDLIYGVPVLNTVFSLALLFPFLSVFIRRLHDTGHSGWWYWIILLPIAIYSYEGRNHKVLMPIFGFMYAIKLLFTLSEEGDNHYGSSPLG
- a CDS encoding class I SAM-dependent methyltransferase; the protein is MKLVLLKPRNIGFLTRLIKENLTNKILKKPELTNSVKEYILNNASRNNPQSVLDVMDQYAKKERFLMNVGDVKGKILIKELTKLRENPVVLELGCFCGYSAILMAKNLGDKGKIISIEVDINYAKVAREIIDFAGLKHIITIIEGSSKEIIPTLEDKFDLVFIDHWKDLYKRDLIAIEESGILKKGSVIFADNVGKLISALVGEKGNSNNYLDYVRNHAKFESTNIKTSLEYSNAEDEVEISIYAG
- a CDS encoding VOC family protein; the protein is MFSHVMLGANNIEESKIFYDALLGVLGGEPGVLSPNTTGQKRYFYFLDNMAFCISEPIDGNEATHGNGGTIGFSVKNTETGDAWHAAGIENGGTACEEPPGIREGGGFKTYLAYLRDPSGNKLCALLRM
- a CDS encoding polysaccharide biosynthesis protein; translated protein: MENILSLIGRDQALFSLDISSHEERIQEVIQTSTFLVIGAAGSIGEAVTKEIFKRNPASLHCVDINENNLVELVRDIRSSFGYIKGEFKTFVIDCGSEEFEALLSMNSYDFILNLSALKHVRSESDPLSLMRMVEVNIINTIKTLKLVEDKSIKKYFCVSTDKAANPVNMMGASKRIMEKFLIKHGRLVDISTARFANVAFSNGSLLDGFRYRMEKGQPLAAPSDILRYFITPQESGELCLMSCLFGESKDIFFPKLDESLHLIKFSDIAIKFLKLRGYTPYICTSEEEARKDIESFRKKNTWPCFFEESNTTGEKGFEEFFTEGEELDLKTYKGIGVVKHSEELNTASLENFEKTIYKLRSQKKWSKPELVELFETCLPNFSHNERGRFLDDKM
- a CDS encoding DUF6249 domain-containing protein; translation: MEIIVPLAGISVGIIVPLAVFFWLYHETKHKNETILEISKNLDDPTKLERLLSIFDERKKEPVDYRRGGLITIFVGVGIYCFGFASMGSFFEGVGLLVGFIGIGTMAAGYIYPNTSEEITKAVEDFEEK
- a CDS encoding heme-binding protein → MNKTLSLFVLLVMMMPLNADTFSKKSLSLETARKMAEACLLLAKENKWKINIAIYDSSRALKYYAAMDNSYPASEEIAKLKGKTSAGLPLTTKDLSDRAFQGEKLGAGLITIPETMLLQGGIPIILQDGNHIGGIGVSGDSGANDEVCAEAALNTIFK
- a CDS encoding helix-turn-helix transcriptional regulator, producing MGKHHQNLLNNLEELRKAAGLTQQELSEDAEVSRKSINAIENGIYVPSTVLALKIAKRLGCKVEDLFKLPKN
- a CDS encoding cupin domain-containing protein; this translates as MEKINFKSKFSKFNEIWSPKIIAEMNDYHFKLVKIKNDFIWHNHEDTDEVFVVIEGKISIEFEDEVIQLKEGEMIVVPKGRKHKPFAEEESKIMLIEPKGVINTGDKKNELTKKNDQWI
- a CDS encoding tetratricopeptide repeat protein, producing the protein MEKFIDRILKNKLFFLLLIFSNSLSSAVTVIGNSDAAICYRYADTGSSSKTSISICRDVLSDKNVPDDLLAATRVNLGIIYNNALRPQEAINEFNLAKLNEAAKPEAILNQGNSFYLLKNFSLALEKYKSSLAHNIKDISAVFFNMGLAYEQIGDNDKAIRNYQKAIDIKPDTFIYLQARARLVEQGLWNLKEG
- a CDS encoding FAD-dependent oxidoreductase; translation: GMEPYILGAYSAPGHNQDDLKLRTELASPVQNKIFFAGEATSVLEYAFTHGALNTGLREAKKIKELYPLDLQSYPVTVINNSVTVE
- a CDS encoding class I SAM-dependent methyltransferase, encoding MNCIVCKSDLVSVYKILDSKKYWDCKFCSARFLDKGHHLDPALERERYLLHENRIEDKAYRDFLSKLANPLKEKLSKKSEGLDYGCGEGPALADIFKSNGFGMNLYDPFFSPDKDVLLKKYDFITCTEVVEHFYYPFQEFIFLDSLLEKEGWLGIMTSFLPKDELFKNWYYRKDPTHVVFYATETFEVIAAQRGWDLEIESRDVVLFYKN
- a CDS encoding PHB depolymerase family esterase, which gives rise to MIKSFLISYKGLSITFLFGLCLGFLFTISYLNSLTGKVFRDPPSQGSFESFKTTHDGLERSFDVYIPSTLSINPPAIFVFHGSFGKSEDMRWITGYDFEYLAEEKGFLVVYPQGYKNFWNDCRASADYLANLENIDDLGFFKKVVKLIVKDFKVDPTKIITTGLSNGGHMVYKLALEAPEDVFIAAPLAANLPVEENSDCTPSGLAVHMMIFNGTNDPINPFDGGVVKLQGNASRGAVLSSDDTYKYWVNLIGPAREDTFLYEEKDGDIKTSVTRKQSNGKRVVALYSLVNSGHVVATPNTNLGYYYGGTAGDIITANEIFSLYEELSSQ